The genomic DNA atgttgatccgtgctttaagcacgggatatatcttagttataatataaataaaagaaatttcaacagagcacgggtcctaatctagtatattatAAGAGATTGGACAGCTATTCGAAAACAATAATGAACGACTTTCCCTTAGCTGTATTCACAAGCTTTTAATATTAGATAAGATGGCagggtaaataatatatatgtaaggtgggggagaaggagatgaagaatatcacaaaaatccaaatcccCCTAATATTATTGTAGAAATCATGAGTTCCGTGGGTGTATTTCGTAAGGTGGAAATGGATGAAAAATCATATTGGATATACACATTAACACATCCCGATGAAGCACTAGCCATggatcctttttttctttgtcctcGTGCGCGTCTCAAATTCCTAAAGTTCAAACTAAATATGcacgttgatgatgatgatgatgatgatgatgaggacgaCGAAGACGATGATGGTGGTCGTGGTGACGGTGACGATGACGAAAAAGGTAGTGGCAAAgcagaagacgacgacgacgatgacatcgatgacgatgaagatgatgaaatcgatggagatgaagatgacgaattcgatgaagatgatggcaaAGTAGATGGCGATGAAGATGGTGAAaaagtagatgatgatgattctatTCCTGAGTTAAACCCATACAATTCATCCCCTCACTTCTCAAGTGATCAACAAGACGAATCTTTGCTTGATTGTGACCACCCTAGTATCTGTAAGCTCCCTGTAGTGCCTCTTTTTTGGTGCAACAATGAAGAACCGAGTTGTGAAGAATTCGAGTGCGGTGCATGCGAAATGGAAATGCCCAGCGCAAGCTATTTTGCATGTCAAGAATGTGGAAAACAGTTCCATAAAGAATGTGTTGAATCTCCACTTGAGATCAAACACCCTTCCCACCCCAATCATTCTCTTCAACTTTACAGTTTTGCAAGCACAGAAATGAATTGCATCTGTTGTAAGGAAGCTGTCTATGATATGTTTTATCACTGTACAACATGCGATTTAAGTATGCATCCGGTGTGTGCGATGAAGACGGTACCCTGTGTTTCCGACCATCCAAAAAGCCATCACCACCCTCTCACCTTATTCCCTGCACAAGCTTCTTTAGTTTGCACTTACTGTGCAATGATTGATAAGCTTGATCCCACATACATCTGTATCGAGTGTGTCTTCGTAATCCATGAAGGCTGTTTCGGGTATCCACATGTCATAAGAATATCCCGTCACCCCCACCGTATCTCTTTTACCTCTTCTCTTCCATCTGGAAATTTGTCTTGCGGAGTCTGTCGTAAACCAGTCGACAACAACTATGGCGCATACACTTGCAAGAAATGTGATGCTTATTTTGTTCATTCAAAATGTGCAACACACAAATATGTATGGGATGAAATCGAACTCACAGGagtaccagaagaagaagatgaaatagACGATGGTGAGCCATTCAAGAGGATTGCTGATGGAATAATACTTCATCCTTTTCATAGTCACAATCTA from Camelina sativa cultivar DH55 chromosome 2, Cs, whole genome shotgun sequence includes the following:
- the LOC109127038 gene encoding uncharacterized protein LOC109127038, translating into MSSVGVFRKVEMDEKSYWIYTLTHPDEALAMDPFFLCPRARLKFLKFKLNMHVDDDDDDDDEDDEDDDGGRGDGDDDEKDDDDSIPELNPYNSSPHFSSDQQDESLLDCDHPSICKLPVVPLFWCNNEEPSCEEFECGACEMEMPSASYFACQECGKQFHKECVESPLEIKHPSHPNHSLQLYSFASTEMNCICCKEAVYDMFYHCTTCDLSMHPVCAMKTVPCVSDHPKSHHHPLTLFPAQASLVCTYCAMIDKLDPTYICIECVFVIHEGCFGYPHVIRISRHPHRISFTSSLPSGNLSCGVCRKPVDNNYGAYTCKKCDAYFVHSKCATHKYVWDEIELTGVPEEEDEIDDGEPFKRIADGIILHPFHSHNLTREIDNASDIIKYCRGCALPVGEDEFYSCMECDFILHGTCANAPRMIRHPLYPHPLTLLVAMRGPGNDKGTFFCDKCHRVGTGLCYGHYVGEDTFCLDLQCASIIEPFEYPGHQHPLYLPWNPDEKRTLCQMCKYESNLSKLECTICNYSICYRCAALPYKVRYKHDSHFLTICDGKEASDQPDWCENCEGKITALHVDCLLGTDMYMRPGNTKNYYLSYSMYSYKRDRQIKLNVRILLNNSLSRPICTRCKRRCPFPIVFKGKSTLFCSWNCIGKNINFKST